A window from Ruminiclostridium josui JCM 17888 encodes these proteins:
- the rnc gene encoding ribonuclease III: protein MEQTDYDNRISELENIIGYKFKNKDTIFAAITHSSYANEKKARKLKYNERLEFLGDSVLGLAISEYLFQKRPNLPEGELSMTRAKIVCENSLSQCASDIGLGKYLLLGKGEELSGGREKISLLSDAFEALIGALYIDGGFETAKAFVYKYMDKIIKSCIEGKLFYDYKTQLQELVQQNGEQQISYSVTDQFGPDHNKTFVTEVKINGVTQGHGKGHSKKEAEQNAAKDALNNLKAK from the coding sequence ATGGAGCAAACCGATTATGATAATAGAATTTCTGAGCTTGAAAATATAATAGGATACAAATTTAAAAACAAAGACACCATATTTGCTGCTATTACTCACAGCTCCTACGCAAATGAAAAGAAAGCAAGAAAGTTAAAATATAACGAGAGGCTTGAATTTCTAGGGGATTCTGTTTTAGGCCTTGCAATAAGTGAATATCTTTTCCAGAAAAGGCCTAATTTACCAGAAGGCGAGCTGTCTATGACAAGAGCTAAAATTGTATGTGAAAATTCATTATCACAATGTGCCAGTGACATTGGCCTTGGAAAGTATCTTTTGCTTGGAAAAGGAGAAGAACTTTCAGGGGGCAGAGAAAAAATTTCTTTGCTTTCAGATGCATTTGAGGCACTGATAGGAGCATTATATATTGATGGTGGGTTTGAAACTGCTAAAGCATTTGTATACAAATATATGGATAAAATTATTAAGTCGTGTATTGAAGGAAAACTGTTTTATGATTATAAGACACAGTTGCAGGAATTAGTTCAACAAAACGGTGAACAACAGATTTCTTATAGTGTTACTGACCAGTTTGGCCCTGACCATAACAAAACATTTGTTACAGAAGTAAAAATAAATGGTGTTACTCAAGGACATGGAAAAGGACATTCAAAAAAAGAAGCTGAGCAAAATGCAGCAAAGGATGCCTTAAATAATCTAAAAGCAAAATAA
- the fabF gene encoding beta-ketoacyl-ACP synthase II, with the protein MKRRVVITGAGVVSSLGFGVDQFWGSIKEGKNGISEITRFDVSEMSTKVGAEIKDFDPNLFMDRKEARRMDRYNQFAMAASKMAVENAKLDLDSLNKDRCGVIVGSGIGGIETFEDQYKVLLSKGPGRVSPFFIPMMISNMASGRIAIQYGFMGFNECVVTACATSNNAIGDSFKVIQRGDADLMLTGGAEASLTTISFAGFCNMGAMSKNPDPETASRPFDKDRDGFVMGEGAGILVLEELEHALNRGANILAEVVGYGCTCDAYHITAPHPEGIGGIKSMQMAINDAGIKPEEVNYINAHGTSTPLNDPGEVNVVKAVFGNHTANLAMSSTKSMTGHLLGAAGAIEAIITAMAIHDSFLPPTINVQNQDPECDIDCVPNKGRESEIKYALSNALGFGGHNATICFKKYE; encoded by the coding sequence ATGAAAAGACGCGTAGTTATAACAGGAGCTGGAGTAGTATCTTCACTTGGTTTTGGGGTGGATCAATTTTGGGGTTCAATAAAAGAGGGAAAAAACGGTATCAGTGAAATAACCAGATTTGATGTATCTGAGATGTCAACAAAGGTTGGAGCTGAAATAAAGGATTTTGATCCTAACCTATTCATGGATAGAAAAGAAGCAAGAAGAATGGATAGATATAATCAGTTTGCTATGGCTGCTTCAAAAATGGCGGTAGAAAATGCAAAGCTTGATTTAGATTCTTTGAATAAAGATAGATGTGGTGTTATCGTCGGTTCTGGTATTGGTGGTATAGAAACATTCGAAGATCAATACAAGGTTCTTTTAAGCAAAGGACCTGGAAGAGTTAGTCCGTTTTTCATACCTATGATGATTTCAAATATGGCTTCCGGGCGTATAGCTATTCAATATGGATTTATGGGTTTCAACGAATGTGTGGTAACAGCTTGTGCAACATCAAATAATGCTATTGGCGATTCATTTAAAGTTATACAGCGAGGAGATGCTGATTTAATGTTGACAGGTGGTGCGGAAGCATCATTAACAACTATCAGTTTTGCAGGTTTCTGTAACATGGGAGCAATGAGTAAAAATCCTGATCCTGAAACTGCTTCAAGGCCTTTTGATAAGGATAGAGATGGGTTTGTCATGGGGGAAGGTGCTGGAATTTTAGTTCTTGAAGAACTTGAACATGCACTTAATAGAGGAGCAAACATCCTTGCAGAAGTTGTCGGATACGGATGTACCTGTGATGCTTACCACATAACTGCTCCTCATCCGGAAGGAATAGGCGGTATAAAGAGTATGCAGATGGCAATTAATGATGCAGGTATAAAACCTGAAGAAGTTAACTACATCAATGCTCACGGAACTTCTACTCCTTTAAATGATCCAGGTGAAGTAAATGTTGTTAAAGCAGTATTTGGCAACCATACCGCTAATCTTGCAATGAGTTCAACCAAGTCTATGACTGGACACTTATTAGGTGCTGCAGGTGCCATTGAGGCAATAATTACAGCAATGGCTATTCACGACAGCTTCCTGCCGCCAACAATAAATGTTCAAAATCAGGACCCTGAATGTGATATTGATTGTGTACCAAATAAGGGAAGAGAAAGTGAAATTAAATATGCACTTTCAAATGCACTTGGATTTGGTGGTCACAATGCTACAATCTGTTTTAAGAAATATGAATAA
- a CDS encoding stage V sporulation protein S encodes MEVLKVSANSQPKSVAGALAAVLRDNNYAEIQAVGAGAVNQAVKAIAITRGFVAPNGIDLVAVPAFAEVNIDGEERTAIKFYIQPR; translated from the coding sequence ATGGAAGTACTAAAGGTTTCAGCTAATTCACAACCCAAATCTGTTGCTGGAGCATTGGCTGCAGTTTTGAGGGACAACAATTATGCAGAGATTCAGGCAGTAGGAGCCGGTGCAGTAAATCAGGCAGTCAAGGCAATAGCAATAACAAGAGGTTTTGTAGCTCCAAATGGAATTGATCTTGTGGCAGTTCCTGCTTTTGCTGAAGTAAATATCGATGGAGAGGAAAGAACAGCTATAAAATTCTACATACAACCTCGATAA
- the acpP gene encoding acyl carrier protein, which yields MIFDKVKKLIVEQLGVEEEDITMEASFIDDLGADSLDIVELIMALEEEFGLEIPDNEAEKITTVSDVVEYIKSNT from the coding sequence ATGATTTTTGATAAAGTTAAAAAATTGATTGTTGAGCAGTTGGGTGTTGAAGAAGAAGATATTACTATGGAAGCTTCCTTCATAGATGATCTTGGAGCTGATTCTCTTGATATAGTTGAGCTTATAATGGCTCTTGAAGAGGAATTTGGTCTTGAAATACCTGATAACGAAGCAGAGAAGATCACAACAGTTAGTGATGTTGTTGAATACATCAAAAGTAATACTTAA
- the smc gene encoding chromosome segregation protein SMC, producing the protein MYLRKLEIQGFKSFADKISLDFNSGITAVVGPNGSGKSNIGDAVRWVLGEQSAKTLRGSKMEDVIFAGTEHRKPVGFAEVSLTIDNTDNYLPVSYSEVTITRRVYRSGESEYYINKTSCRLKDIHELFLDTGIGRDGYSIIGQGRVDEILSTKSEDRRLIFEEASGIMKYKVRKQDAERKLELTEQNLVRINDIINELESQLEPLREQSEAAKKYLALRESLKELEVNVYLYNIDKLKEKIKEYEIQFKDIRDNIDAEERKLRSITTQNQQKTELLKNLDDKITEAREKFYSIESNLEKNSSEVKLKNEKINSLGENIVRLNEETAEISSKLELLNTEEQSRQKKIEYLNGQYNDFSKKLEKYQSDLDEILSTLDESERHIEMLKSDIMDKLDIQSDKRTQINNIKNHIENMRKRQNSIGTEIYSLKLEKDKDNMKKEDLLESIRNTSMLIKHSREKINELNNEKTELKGTLSDLEKQHGNIRTDIQIKTSRHKMLKDMENSMEGYSRSVKEIMTACRQSPDLGKGIHGTIAQLVEVDKKYETAIEMTLGSALQNIVTSSEDDAKKAIEFLKRNKVGRATFLPITSVKGKRLDDSTLRRLKDCQGFCGVASDLVTSDPAYNGIVLNLLGRVVVTENLDSGISIARKFGYTFRIVTLEGDILSTSGSMSGGSSDHRSSGILSRSREISELENIIEGLKKDEVKYAAKINDVRQMLLEIDTEFNEHNNKLRDNELIKTRDENHLQMIEDNLKKTDAKIEMLINEKEQMAKQEQETLLEQQKYEAELYAIETDIAETKAIIAEHQEKFKADQTVRDDLHQEITDFKISVNSITESIQSVNENLDRIKGEKEALSKSRARKQEEINKANTEIELLKQEIIGLDNSTRELQDEKTGKNLEIDRLVEEKKVLEEESSDFVEKLNTTNKTIHLLHEEYNRIDIKKAKAEAEMKSIQDRMWDEYELTYSNAVEIKREIESISEAQRNISEYRAQIKALGPVNVSSIDEYIKTKERFEFMSVQKNDMEQAKDKLHKIIHEMVQVMKKQFVEQFKLINENFGIVYKELFGGGRAELIISDEDNVLESGIEIEVQPPGKKLQNMMLLSGGERAFTAIALLFAILRLKPTPFCLLDEIEAALDDANVYRFGEYLKKYSQNTQFIMVTHRKGTMEAADTMYGVTMQEHGVSKIVSMKMGELAS; encoded by the coding sequence ATGTATTTAAGAAAACTTGAAATACAAGGATTTAAATCTTTTGCAGATAAAATATCACTCGATTTTAATAGCGGTATAACAGCAGTTGTAGGACCAAACGGCAGCGGTAAAAGCAATATCGGTGATGCCGTTAGATGGGTTCTCGGTGAACAGAGTGCAAAAACATTGAGAGGAAGCAAGATGGAAGACGTTATTTTTGCGGGTACTGAGCACAGAAAGCCTGTTGGTTTTGCTGAGGTATCCTTAACTATTGATAATACAGATAATTATCTTCCAGTGTCCTACAGTGAAGTAACTATTACAAGAAGAGTATACCGTTCAGGTGAAAGTGAATATTACATAAATAAGACATCCTGTCGTCTTAAAGATATACATGAACTGTTTCTGGATACAGGAATAGGCAGGGACGGATATTCAATAATCGGACAGGGTAGAGTTGATGAAATACTCAGTACCAAATCAGAAGATAGAAGGCTTATATTCGAAGAAGCCTCTGGTATAATGAAATATAAAGTTAGAAAACAAGATGCAGAAAGAAAGCTGGAGCTAACTGAGCAAAACCTTGTACGTATAAATGATATTATAAATGAACTTGAGTCTCAATTAGAGCCTTTAAGAGAACAGTCGGAGGCGGCAAAAAAATATCTTGCCTTACGAGAAAGCCTTAAGGAGCTAGAAGTTAATGTTTATCTTTACAATATAGACAAGTTAAAGGAAAAAATAAAGGAGTATGAAATTCAATTCAAAGATATAAGAGATAATATAGATGCTGAAGAGAGAAAACTCAGGAGTATTACTACTCAAAACCAACAAAAGACAGAACTCCTTAAAAATCTTGATGATAAGATAACAGAAGCAAGAGAGAAGTTCTATAGTATTGAATCAAATCTTGAAAAAAACAGCTCTGAGGTTAAGCTCAAGAATGAAAAAATCAACAGTCTTGGGGAAAACATTGTACGATTAAATGAAGAAACTGCGGAAATTAGTTCAAAACTGGAATTATTAAACACAGAAGAGCAGAGCCGCCAGAAAAAAATAGAATATTTAAACGGACAATATAATGATTTTTCCAAAAAACTCGAAAAATATCAGTCTGATTTGGACGAGATTTTGTCAACTCTGGATGAAAGCGAACGACACATTGAGATGCTTAAATCCGATATCATGGACAAGCTTGATATACAATCTGACAAGAGGACTCAGATAAACAATATAAAAAATCATATTGAAAACATGAGAAAAAGGCAAAATTCCATTGGAACAGAAATTTACTCTCTTAAGCTTGAAAAAGACAAGGACAATATGAAAAAAGAGGACTTGCTTGAGAGTATAAGAAATACTTCCATGCTGATAAAACATTCAAGGGAAAAAATAAATGAGTTAAATAACGAGAAGACAGAGTTGAAGGGAACTCTTTCTGATTTGGAAAAACAGCACGGAAACATAAGAACCGATATACAGATAAAAACCTCCAGACACAAGATGCTTAAAGATATGGAAAACAGTATGGAGGGATACAGCAGAAGTGTAAAGGAAATAATGACAGCCTGCAGACAATCACCGGACCTGGGAAAAGGAATACACGGTACAATTGCACAGCTGGTAGAAGTTGATAAGAAATATGAAACAGCTATAGAAATGACTCTTGGAAGTGCATTGCAGAATATAGTTACATCATCAGAAGATGATGCAAAGAAAGCTATAGAATTCCTAAAAAGGAATAAAGTGGGAAGAGCTACTTTTCTGCCTATTACATCTGTAAAAGGTAAACGCCTTGACGATAGTACTTTAAGAAGATTAAAAGATTGTCAGGGCTTTTGTGGTGTTGCTTCAGACCTTGTAACCAGTGACCCAGCATACAATGGAATAGTTTTAAACCTTTTGGGCAGGGTTGTAGTAACAGAAAATTTGGATAGTGGAATTAGCATAGCCAGAAAATTCGGCTATACCTTCAGAATTGTAACTCTTGAAGGTGATATATTAAGCACAAGCGGGTCAATGTCCGGAGGAAGCAGTGACCACAGAAGTTCTGGAATATTAAGCAGAAGCAGAGAAATTTCAGAATTGGAGAATATAATAGAAGGACTAAAAAAAGATGAAGTAAAATATGCTGCAAAGATAAACGATGTTAGACAAATGCTGTTGGAGATAGATACCGAGTTCAACGAGCATAACAATAAGCTTAGAGATAATGAACTTATTAAAACCAGAGACGAGAATCACCTGCAGATGATTGAGGATAATTTAAAAAAGACAGACGCCAAAATCGAAATGCTTATTAATGAGAAAGAGCAAATGGCTAAGCAGGAACAGGAAACATTATTAGAACAGCAAAAGTATGAAGCTGAGCTTTACGCCATAGAAACAGATATAGCCGAAACGAAGGCCATAATTGCAGAGCATCAGGAAAAATTCAAGGCTGACCAGACTGTTAGAGATGATTTACACCAAGAGATAACTGATTTTAAGATATCAGTAAATTCAATAACTGAAAGTATACAAAGCGTAAATGAGAATCTTGACAGAATAAAAGGAGAAAAAGAAGCTTTATCAAAAAGCCGTGCACGTAAACAGGAAGAAATAAACAAAGCAAATACGGAAATTGAATTATTAAAGCAGGAGATAATTGGTCTAGATAACTCAACCAGAGAACTTCAAGATGAAAAGACAGGAAAAAACTTGGAAATTGACAGGTTGGTAGAAGAGAAAAAAGTGTTGGAGGAAGAATCTAGCGATTTTGTTGAGAAATTAAATACAACAAACAAGACAATCCATCTTCTCCATGAAGAATATAACAGGATAGACATAAAAAAAGCCAAAGCAGAAGCAGAAATGAAATCAATTCAGGACAGAATGTGGGATGAATATGAGCTTACCTATAGTAATGCTGTTGAGATTAAAAGAGAAATAGAAAGCATATCAGAAGCTCAAAGGAATATATCTGAATACAGAGCTCAGATAAAAGCACTTGGCCCTGTAAACGTCTCATCCATAGATGAATACATTAAAACAAAAGAGCGTTTTGAATTCATGTCTGTTCAGAAAAATGATATGGAGCAGGCTAAAGATAAGCTGCACAAAATAATTCATGAAATGGTTCAGGTAATGAAAAAGCAGTTTGTTGAACAGTTTAAGCTTATAAATGAAAACTTTGGAATAGTATATAAGGAGTTGTTTGGAGGGGGAAGAGCAGAACTTATAATTTCTGATGAGGACAATGTTCTTGAAAGTGGTATAGAAATTGAGGTTCAGCCACCGGGAAAGAAACTCCAGAATATGATGCTTTTATCAGGTGGAGAACGTGCGTTTACTGCGATAGCATTGCTATTTGCAATACTAAGACTAAAACCAACACCTTTCTGTCTTTTGGATGAGATAGAAGCAGCATTGGATGATGCGAATGTATACAGGTTTGGAGAGTACCTGAAAAAATATTCTCAAAATACACAGTTTATAATGGTTACACATCGTAAGGGAACCATGGAAGCAGCTGATACCATGTATGGTGTGACCATGCAGGAGCACGGTGTATCTAAGATTGTATCAATGAAAATGGGTGAATTGGCAAGTTAA
- a CDS encoding elongator complex protein 3, producing the protein MQIKKHIVIPIFVPHKGCPFDCIFCNQKIISGQTKEASEEEIRLTIESYLETSGNAFVEIGFYGGSFTGISQKEQEWYLKIGYSYIKEGKVKQIRLSTRPDYINSTILDLLEKYGVRTIELGVQSLDYDVLKCTNRGHGIEEVKNAAKLIKERGFSLGIQTMIGLPGDTRLKAIATAQKVVELSPEIVRIYPTLVIKNTFLQKMYQEGRYQPLTIEESVDISAELLNIYEKNYINVIRIGLQPTDNISESGEVVAGPFHPAFRQLVESRLTLNRIREYILNHKLDKSQDIVIECNPKYISNVIGQKKVNIITLKNEFNFKNIRIMEKQNVEKFLIIGT; encoded by the coding sequence TTGCAAATTAAGAAGCATATAGTAATTCCCATTTTTGTGCCACACAAAGGTTGCCCTTTTGATTGTATTTTCTGCAACCAGAAAATTATTAGCGGTCAAACAAAAGAGGCCAGTGAAGAAGAAATTCGCCTTACTATTGAAAGTTATTTGGAAACCAGCGGTAATGCTTTTGTGGAAATTGGTTTTTATGGCGGCAGCTTTACAGGTATATCACAAAAGGAGCAGGAATGGTATCTTAAAATTGGATACAGCTATATAAAAGAAGGGAAGGTAAAGCAGATAAGGCTTTCTACCAGACCTGACTATATAAATTCAACGATATTGGATTTACTTGAAAAGTATGGTGTACGAACAATAGAACTAGGCGTACAGAGTCTGGATTATGATGTTCTAAAATGCACTAACAGAGGACATGGGATTGAGGAAGTAAAGAATGCTGCAAAATTGATTAAGGAAAGAGGTTTTTCACTTGGTATTCAAACAATGATAGGACTTCCCGGAGATACCAGGTTAAAGGCAATTGCAACTGCCCAAAAAGTTGTGGAATTATCTCCTGAGATTGTACGCATTTATCCTACCCTTGTTATTAAAAACACATTTTTACAGAAAATGTATCAGGAAGGACGCTATCAACCTCTGACAATTGAAGAGTCGGTGGACATTTCTGCAGAACTGCTGAATATATACGAAAAAAATTATATTAATGTTATTAGAATAGGTCTCCAGCCCACAGACAATATTAGCGAATCAGGAGAGGTTGTTGCAGGGCCTTTTCATCCTGCTTTCAGACAGCTTGTGGAATCAAGGCTTACTCTTAATAGAATCAGAGAATATATACTAAACCATAAGCTTGACAAATCACAGGATATAGTTATTGAGTGTAATCCTAAATATATATCAAATGTAATAGGACAAAAAAAAGTAAATATTATTACACTTAAAAACGAGTTTAATTTTAAAAATATACGGATTATGGAGAAGCAAAATGTCGAAAAATTCCTAATTATAGGAACATAA
- the fabD gene encoding ACP S-malonyltransferase: MGKVAFIFPGQGAQYVGMGKEIADKYNSARKVYDEATEALGFDVGEMIFNSDDETLKITENTQPTIVTTSIACMQPLLEKGIKPDYVAGLSLGEYAAHVAAGTISFKDAVSLVRKRGKYMQEAVPVGVGAMAAIIGLESNDVIDCCKEASQIGIVEPANFNCPGQIVVAGETEAVEKAVELCNAKGAMRAMLLPVSAPFHCSLLKPAGEKLAVELEKVTLNDIKIPVITNVTGDVVTEKDIVKELLIKQVSTSVLWEKCIRTMLSEGVATFVEIGPGKVLSGFVKKIDRSVKVINVENLKTLDNAFEILA; the protein is encoded by the coding sequence ATGGGTAAAGTAGCTTTTATATTTCCTGGGCAAGGTGCTCAGTACGTAGGAATGGGTAAGGAAATCGCAGACAAATATAATAGTGCCCGTAAAGTATATGATGAAGCGACAGAGGCATTGGGTTTTGATGTCGGCGAAATGATATTCAATAGTGATGATGAAACACTAAAGATAACTGAAAACACCCAGCCAACTATTGTTACTACAAGTATTGCCTGTATGCAGCCTCTTTTGGAAAAAGGTATTAAACCTGATTATGTGGCTGGTTTGAGTCTTGGTGAATATGCTGCCCATGTTGCAGCAGGCACAATTAGCTTCAAAGATGCTGTTTCTCTTGTTAGAAAAAGAGGAAAGTATATGCAGGAGGCTGTACCTGTAGGCGTTGGTGCTATGGCAGCAATTATAGGACTTGAAAGTAATGATGTAATAGATTGCTGTAAAGAGGCGTCACAAATAGGCATTGTTGAACCGGCTAATTTCAACTGCCCGGGTCAGATAGTAGTAGCTGGAGAAACAGAAGCTGTTGAAAAGGCAGTGGAACTTTGTAATGCTAAAGGAGCTATGAGGGCAATGTTACTGCCTGTTAGCGCACCATTTCATTGTAGTCTTTTGAAGCCAGCAGGAGAGAAACTTGCAGTTGAACTCGAAAAAGTAACCTTAAATGATATAAAGATACCTGTGATAACAAATGTTACCGGTGATGTTGTTACAGAAAAAGATATAGTCAAGGAACTTTTAATAAAACAGGTTAGTACTTCTGTACTGTGGGAAAAATGTATAAGAACTATGCTTTCTGAAGGTGTGGCTACATTTGTAGAAATAGGCCCTGGAAAGGTTTTGAGCGGTTTTGTAAAGAAAATTGACAGGAGCGTTAAAGTAATAAACGTTGAAAATTTGAAAACTTTGGATAATGCCTTTGAAATATTGGCTTAG
- the fabG gene encoding 3-oxoacyl-[acyl-carrier-protein] reductase — protein MQFEGRTAVITGSSRGIGRAIAEKLGKLGANVVLNGTTEKVLETAKELEDMGIKVAAVVGDIRNAEDVKALMNTAVNTFGGIDILINNAGVTKDKPMAMMSEDDWDSVLDINLKGAFLCTKAAAKLMLKKKYGRIVNISSVAGNYGNPGQANYSASKAGLIGLTKTTAKEFAPRGIICNVVCPGVIVSDMTEILPDDLKKKYIEKIALGRFGTPEEVANVVAFLASEEAGYVTGQVIDIDGGLVM, from the coding sequence ATGCAATTTGAAGGACGAACTGCTGTTATAACCGGCTCATCAAGAGGAATCGGAAGAGCTATTGCTGAAAAACTGGGTAAACTCGGAGCAAATGTTGTACTAAACGGAACAACAGAAAAGGTTTTGGAAACAGCTAAAGAGCTGGAAGATATGGGAATAAAGGTGGCAGCAGTTGTAGGTGATATAAGAAATGCGGAAGATGTAAAGGCATTGATGAATACTGCGGTAAATACATTTGGAGGTATCGATATACTTATAAACAATGCAGGGGTAACGAAGGATAAGCCAATGGCGATGATGTCAGAGGACGATTGGGACAGCGTACTTGACATTAATTTAAAGGGTGCTTTTCTCTGTACTAAAGCTGCAGCAAAATTGATGCTGAAAAAGAAGTATGGAAGAATAGTTAATATATCATCAGTTGCCGGCAATTACGGAAATCCTGGGCAGGCAAATTATTCAGCATCAAAAGCAGGGCTTATCGGCTTAACAAAAACCACCGCTAAAGAGTTTGCACCGCGAGGGATTATTTGTAATGTAGTTTGTCCGGGTGTGATTGTCAGTGATATGACGGAAATATTGCCAGATGATTTGAAGAAGAAGTACATAGAAAAGATAGCACTTGGAAGGTTTGGGACGCCGGAAGAAGTAGCTAATGTTGTGGCTTTTCTAGCTTCTGAAGAAGCTGGTTATGTAACAGGGCAGGTTATAGATATTGACGGTGGATTAGTTATGTAA
- a CDS encoding superoxide dismutase — protein MNFNYVPLGQHQLPPLPYSYDALEPFISQRTMRIHHDKHHKAYVDGLNRAEINLSDARKKRDYEFIKYWEKELAFNGSGHILHSIFWTTMAPPGMGGNPGIQTIDYINSYFGNFGAFKEQFISAAEKVEGSGWAILIWQPAWRRLEILQAEKHQNLAQWGGIPILVCDVWEHAYYLDYQNERRKFIESWWGIINWNEVENRLIFAFNGQLPLTTINTMGY, from the coding sequence ATGAACTTTAATTATGTTCCACTTGGACAACATCAATTACCTCCACTGCCATACTCTTATGACGCTCTTGAGCCATTTATAAGTCAAAGAACCATGAGAATACATCATGATAAACATCACAAAGCCTATGTAGACGGCTTAAACAGGGCAGAAATCAATCTATCAGATGCCAGGAAAAAAAGAGACTATGAATTTATAAAGTACTGGGAAAAGGAATTGGCCTTTAATGGGTCAGGTCATATTCTGCATAGTATCTTCTGGACTACTATGGCACCACCAGGCATGGGAGGAAATCCCGGTATTCAAACAATTGATTATATCAATAGTTATTTCGGTAATTTCGGTGCTTTCAAGGAACAATTCATAAGTGCTGCTGAAAAAGTGGAAGGTTCAGGATGGGCTATCCTTATTTGGCAGCCTGCATGGAGAAGACTTGAAATTCTTCAGGCTGAAAAGCATCAGAACCTTGCTCAATGGGGTGGCATCCCGATTTTAGTTTGTGATGTTTGGGAACATGCCTATTACCTAGATTATCAGAATGAACGTCGAAAGTTTATTGAATCATGGTGGGGAATAATTAACTGGAATGAGGTGGAAAACAGGCTGATATTCGCCTTCAATGGTCAATTGCCACTAACAACAATAAATACAATGGGTTATTAA
- a CDS encoding aldo/keto reductase, which produces MLTRINQKNGEELSILGFGCMRFPTRAGGIDEPRAIKMIHNAIEKGVNYFDTAYIYHGGKSESLLGKALMGGYRERVKIATKLPPFMVKNLDNAKKIFNTQLERLQTDYIDYYLLHMLTDKAGFDRLVDMGVLKWIEELKAKGKIKNIGFSFHGAKNEFEQILRAYPWEFCQIQYNYMDENNQATKDGLILANEMGIPVIVMEPLRGGKLVTNLPEDVKKVFAECNRDRSPAEWALRWIWNHPQVNVVLSGMSDEAQVEDNIRIASDSYANSLTDEELGVFDNVKRILHERTKIPCTACGYCMPCPAGVDIPGCFSHYNDKYLIGKKGIRFQYYRNLGAVAARPSYASQCINCGKCESHCPQEISIRSELKTVSKELESILYKAGIAVARKVMKIK; this is translated from the coding sequence ATGTTAACAAGAATAAATCAAAAAAACGGAGAAGAATTGTCTATTCTGGGATTTGGGTGTATGAGGTTTCCAACCAGAGCAGGGGGAATTGATGAACCAAGAGCAATAAAGATGATACATAATGCTATAGAAAAAGGTGTGAACTATTTTGATACGGCTTATATTTATCATGGGGGTAAAAGTGAAAGTCTTTTGGGAAAGGCTTTGATGGGAGGCTACCGTGAAAGGGTCAAAATAGCTACAAAACTACCTCCATTTATGGTAAAGAATCTTGATAATGCAAAAAAAATATTTAATACTCAATTGGAACGCCTTCAAACAGACTACATTGACTATTATTTACTTCACATGCTCACAGACAAGGCAGGTTTTGATAGGCTTGTGGATATGGGAGTATTAAAATGGATAGAAGAGCTTAAAGCAAAAGGTAAAATAAAGAACATTGGTTTTTCTTTTCATGGGGCTAAAAATGAATTTGAGCAGATTTTAAGGGCATACCCTTGGGAGTTCTGCCAGATACAATATAATTACATGGATGAGAATAATCAGGCTACTAAGGACGGATTAATTCTTGCAAATGAGATGGGAATACCTGTAATTGTTATGGAGCCTTTAAGGGGAGGAAAGCTGGTTACAAATCTGCCGGAAGATGTAAAAAAGGTATTCGCAGAATGTAATCGTGACAGGTCACCTGCAGAATGGGCATTAAGGTGGATATGGAATCATCCCCAGGTAAATGTAGTTTTATCGGGAATGAGTGATGAGGCACAGGTTGAGGATAATATAAGAATAGCCTCGGATTCATATGCTAATTCTCTTACAGATGAAGAACTTGGTGTCTTTGATAATGTTAAAAGGATATTGCATGAAAGAACAAAAATACCATGTACAGCATGTGGCTACTGTATGCCTTGTCCGGCAGGGGTTGATATACCGGGATGTTTTTCACATTATAATGATAAGTATCTTATTGGGAAAAAAGGAATAAGATTTCAATATTACAGAAACTTAGGAGCGGTTGCAGCAAGGCCTTCCTATGCTTCTCAGTGTATAAATTGCGGAAAATGTGAAAGTCACTGTCCTCAGGAAATCAGTATAAGGTCTGAGCTAAAAACTGTCAGTAAGGAATTGGAAAGTATACTTTATAAAGCAGGAATAGCAGTTGCAAGGAAAGTTATGAAAATTAAATAA